In one Neobacillus sp. WH10 genomic region, the following are encoded:
- the mraZ gene encoding division/cell wall cluster transcriptional repressor MraZ translates to MFMGEYHHSIDNKGRLIVPSKFRDELGDMFIITRGLDQCLFGYPVSEWGLIEEKLKGLPLTKKDARAFTRFFFSGATESELDKQGRINVPSPLLQYAKLEKECVILGVSNRIEIWSKQIWEDYFTQSEDSFAEIAENMIGFDI, encoded by the coding sequence ATGTTCATGGGTGAATACCATCACAGCATCGATAATAAAGGCCGCCTAATTGTGCCTTCCAAATTCCGTGATGAACTTGGCGACATGTTTATTATTACACGTGGATTGGATCAATGTTTGTTTGGGTACCCAGTATCAGAATGGGGTCTTATTGAAGAGAAGCTAAAAGGCCTGCCACTGACCAAAAAAGATGCCCGTGCTTTTACCAGATTCTTCTTTTCTGGAGCAACAGAAAGTGAACTTGATAAGCAAGGAAGAATTAATGTTCCTTCACCACTATTGCAATATGCAAAATTGGAAAAAGAATGCGTAATTTTAGGTGTTTCCAATCGAATTGAAATTTGGAGTAAACAGATATGGGAGGACTATTTTACTCAGTCTGAAGATTCTTTTGCGGAAATTGCAGAAAATATGATTGGCTTTGATATATAA
- the bshC gene encoding bacillithiol biosynthesis cysteine-adding enzyme BshC — protein MEILNLSLPATNRFASNYLEQSAAIQPFFHYQFNDLHEDTKRIAELTNRPFPRMEVAAHIEGFMEQYTSSEAVKKSINKLKKNNSLVVIGGQQAGILTGPLYSIHKVISIIKLAEQKERQLGVPVIPVFWIAGEDHDYQEVNHVYVPVKHRIDKWTYPEKVHQKKMVSDIQLNKDICLSWVENLIKNFGETEFTNNLLEFAEAIISKSTTFVDFFANIIMELFKDYGLLIVDSGNRDFRKLQKEFFKEQIVHHDAITFSLLEQQKQIEQEGFPITIEASEKAANLFYYDQRVNERILLEYNCEIGRFVGKSGAIAFTKEELLELVDDNPAKLSNNVVTRPLMQEWLFPTIAFIAGPGEISYWAELKLVFEHFNIKMPPIVPRLNITFLDRSIETDVSELNLNLTDVLSNGTEKEREKFLAAIKDKELAELFSNTIEQLLKQYELIEAKAEQLDSALLPMLRKNEKYLLKEIGFMQSKLEEAVKLKHDVLLKKYSRVDLALRPDGFPQERVWNVFYYLNQFGLTFMNKLMAGTYEFDGRHKVLKV, from the coding sequence ATGGAGATTTTAAATCTCTCACTACCAGCAACCAATCGGTTTGCATCGAATTATTTGGAACAATCTGCTGCTATCCAGCCTTTTTTTCATTATCAGTTTAATGATTTACACGAAGATACGAAAAGAATAGCTGAATTAACCAACAGACCGTTTCCCCGCATGGAGGTTGCTGCACATATTGAGGGCTTTATGGAGCAATATACATCTTCAGAAGCTGTAAAGAAGTCGATAAATAAACTGAAAAAAAATAATAGCCTTGTGGTTATTGGTGGTCAACAGGCAGGGATCCTGACAGGACCCCTTTATTCTATACATAAAGTCATTTCAATTATAAAATTAGCGGAACAAAAAGAAAGACAGCTGGGGGTTCCTGTAATACCTGTTTTTTGGATTGCTGGAGAGGACCACGATTACCAAGAAGTGAATCACGTGTATGTACCTGTTAAACATAGGATAGATAAATGGACCTATCCGGAAAAAGTTCACCAAAAGAAAATGGTTTCCGATATTCAGTTGAACAAAGATATTTGTCTGTCATGGGTAGAGAATTTAATTAAGAATTTTGGAGAAACAGAATTTACGAATAATCTTTTAGAATTTGCTGAAGCTATTATTTCAAAGTCAACAACTTTTGTTGATTTCTTTGCTAACATAATAATGGAACTTTTCAAGGATTATGGGCTTTTAATTGTAGATTCTGGGAACAGGGATTTCCGCAAGCTACAAAAAGAATTTTTCAAAGAGCAGATTGTTCACCATGATGCCATAACCTTCTCGTTATTAGAACAACAAAAGCAAATAGAGCAAGAGGGTTTTCCAATTACCATTGAAGCAAGTGAGAAAGCAGCAAATCTTTTCTATTATGATCAAAGGGTAAATGAACGAATTTTGTTAGAATATAATTGTGAAATCGGTCGTTTCGTGGGAAAAAGTGGTGCCATTGCCTTTACTAAAGAAGAATTATTGGAGTTAGTCGATGATAACCCTGCAAAATTAAGTAATAATGTGGTGACAAGGCCCCTCATGCAGGAATGGCTTTTCCCAACAATTGCCTTTATTGCAGGACCAGGTGAAATTTCCTACTGGGCAGAGCTTAAGCTTGTATTTGAGCATTTTAATATAAAAATGCCGCCCATTGTCCCGCGCTTAAATATTACATTCTTAGATCGTTCAATTGAAACGGATGTTTCGGAATTAAATTTAAATCTCACAGATGTTTTGAGCAATGGAACGGAGAAAGAAAGAGAAAAATTTTTAGCCGCCATTAAAGATAAAGAATTAGCAGAGTTATTTTCAAATACAATTGAACAGTTATTAAAGCAGTATGAGCTTATTGAGGCTAAAGCAGAACAACTTGACAGTGCTCTCTTGCCAATGCTGAGGAAAAATGAAAAATATTTACTTAAAGAGATTGGATTTATGCAATCGAAACTAGAAGAAGCAGTAAAGTTGAAACACGATGTTCTGTTAAAAAAATATTCTCGTGTGGATCTTGCTTTACGGCCTGATGGTTTTCCTCAAGAAAGAGTTTGGAATGTATTTTATTATTTAAATCAATTTGGTTTGACCTTTATGAATAAATTAATGGCGGGAACTTATGAATTTGATGGCCGCCATAAAGTTTTGAAAGTATAA
- a CDS encoding 2-dehydropantoate 2-reductase has translation MKVGIIGAGSIGLLFAAYISRVSDVVIYTRTQEQAVEINKNGILLRKGPEESIALVKALPISEWQGTEELTIIAVKQYQLPAIIEKLNHLSVIPECLLFLQNGMGHLKLFKGMKANNLYVGSVEHGALKENSFTVSHNGEGVTNVAAFQGETASLQYLAEAFVLDFPIVFQKDFYDMLMKKLIVNAVINPLTAILYVKNGELIENRFYFKVVKNLFAEISFILNLEYPDEYLQLVVDICKKTASNRSSMLKDIEANRLTEVDAILGFLLEEAKRQDKEALQIESIYYLIKGKESHQEEVL, from the coding sequence ATGAAGGTTGGAATTATCGGAGCAGGGTCGATTGGGCTATTATTTGCTGCCTACATTAGCAGGGTATCTGATGTAGTCATCTATACAAGAACACAGGAGCAGGCTGTTGAGATAAACAAAAATGGAATCTTACTGCGAAAAGGGCCAGAAGAAAGTATAGCCTTAGTCAAAGCCCTGCCAATTTCGGAATGGCAAGGAACAGAAGAGTTAACGATTATAGCAGTTAAACAATATCAGCTTCCAGCAATTATTGAGAAACTAAATCATCTATCGGTCATTCCTGAGTGCTTATTATTTTTACAAAATGGGATGGGGCATTTAAAGCTGTTTAAAGGTATGAAGGCAAACAATCTATATGTAGGGTCTGTTGAACACGGTGCCTTGAAGGAAAATTCATTTACTGTTAGCCATAATGGCGAAGGGGTAACAAATGTCGCAGCTTTTCAAGGTGAAACAGCATCATTGCAATATTTGGCAGAGGCTTTTGTCTTAGATTTCCCTATTGTTTTTCAAAAGGATTTTTACGATATGCTCATGAAAAAATTGATTGTTAATGCAGTTATTAATCCATTGACCGCTATCCTTTACGTGAAAAATGGAGAATTGATTGAAAATCGGTTCTATTTTAAAGTCGTAAAAAATCTCTTTGCAGAAATTTCGTTTATTTTAAATCTAGAATATCCGGATGAATATTTACAGCTGGTTGTTGATATTTGTAAAAAAACAGCCAGCAATCGATCGTCGATGTTAAAAGATATTGAAGCGAATAGGTTGACGGAGGTTGATGCAATCTTAGGGTTTTTACTTGAAGAAGCAAAAAGACAGGATAAGGAAGCTCTACAAATAGAAAGTATTTATTACTTGATAAAAGGAAAAGAATCACATCAGGAGGAAGTTTTATGA
- the rsmH gene encoding 16S rRNA (cytosine(1402)-N(4))-methyltransferase RsmH has translation MFEHTTVLLNEAVEGLNIKSNGIYVDCTLGGAGHSSLILTKLGAGGKLYAFDQDETAIANAKEKLSEFGDRLVIIKSNFLHLKEELEKRGIYKVDGVLYDLGVSSPQLDTPERGFSYHYDAPLDMRMDNEADISAYDVINHWAYEDLVRIFFRYGEEKFSKQVARKIEAARAVKPVETTAELVELIKEAIPAPARRKGGHPAKRIFQAVRIAVNDELAVFEQSLEQAIDLLNPMGRISVITFHSLEDRICKATFKKASETPNLPPGLPIIPDEYKPILKLVSRKPILPSEEEVEQNNRARSAKLRIAEKL, from the coding sequence ATGTTTGAACATACAACTGTATTATTAAATGAAGCTGTTGAAGGATTAAATATTAAGTCCAATGGTATTTACGTCGATTGTACCCTGGGCGGTGCGGGACATAGTTCCCTTATTCTTACAAAACTTGGTGCAGGTGGTAAACTGTATGCATTTGACCAGGACGAAACAGCGATTGCTAATGCGAAAGAAAAATTATCCGAATTCGGAGATCGATTAGTTATTATTAAAAGCAATTTCTTGCATTTAAAGGAAGAACTTGAAAAGCGTGGGATTTATAAAGTGGATGGTGTTCTTTATGACTTGGGTGTATCCTCACCACAGCTGGATACTCCTGAAAGAGGCTTCAGCTACCATTATGATGCACCGCTGGACATGAGAATGGACAATGAAGCGGACATTTCTGCTTATGATGTCATTAATCATTGGGCATATGAAGACTTAGTCCGGATCTTTTTTCGCTATGGAGAGGAGAAATTCTCTAAACAAGTAGCAAGAAAAATAGAAGCTGCGAGAGCAGTAAAACCAGTTGAAACAACAGCTGAACTCGTTGAGTTAATTAAAGAAGCTATTCCTGCACCCGCTAGAAGAAAGGGTGGACATCCCGCCAAACGAATTTTTCAAGCCGTCAGAATTGCCGTTAATGATGAATTAGCTGTATTTGAACAATCATTGGAGCAAGCAATTGACTTGTTAAATCCAATGGGGAGAATAAGTGTCATCACTTTCCATTCTCTAGAGGACAGAATTTGTAAGGCTACCTTTAAGAAAGCAAGTGAGACCCCTAATTTACCCCCAGGTTTACCAATCATTCCAGATGAGTATAAGCCCATTTTAAAGCTGGTCTCTCGTAAACCCATTCTTCCGTCTGAAGAAGAAGTAGAACAAAACAATCGTGCGCGATCTGCAAAGCTTCGCATTGCAGAAAAACTATAA
- a CDS encoding stage V sporulation protein D, whose product MRVSNVTVRKRLMIALFVGILTFLIIDVRLGYVQFILGDILTDRAKGLWSRNIPFEPERGQIVDRNGIPLATNISAPTVYVIPRQIKDPATTAEKLAAVLDMPKEKAYRDITKSASSVRIKEGRKISHEKAKEIRALDLDGVYIGEDSKRHYPNQSYLSHVLGFTGVDNQGLMGLEKYYDKELSGERGAVKFYANAKGQRMNNMADDYEHPVNGLDLKLTIDSKIQTIIERELDIAEAKYNPDGIVAIAMNPNNGEILGMSSRPTFDPANFRNVSQEVYNRNLPVWSTYEPGSTFKIITLAAALNEGKVNLENDHFHDPGSVQVAGARLKCWKRGGHGSQSFLEVVQNSCNPGFVELGERLGKEKLFKYIKDFGFGQKTGIDLQGEGTGILFNMNRVGPVEQATTAFGQGVSVTPIQQVTAVSAAINGGILYKPFIAKELIDPVTKEIVMRNSPEEKRRVITEETSKEIRHALESVVAQGTGGKAFIEGYRVGGKTGTAQKAQNGRYLENNFIVSFIGFAPADDPQIVVYVAVDNPKGVRAFGGTISAPIVGNIMKDGLSAMGVEPRKDQIEKEIKYPDTPLLKLPDFVGLTKSELMEQLINLRVDSSGEGDVVVRQSPKPGTKVKEGSKIRLYFGKGD is encoded by the coding sequence ATGCGTGTTTCTAATGTAACTGTCCGTAAACGGCTAATGATTGCACTATTCGTTGGAATTCTAACCTTCTTAATTATTGATGTTCGGCTCGGATACGTCCAATTCATCTTAGGTGATATACTGACCGACCGTGCAAAGGGATTGTGGAGCCGGAATATCCCTTTTGAACCTGAACGTGGACAAATTGTAGACCGTAATGGAATACCATTAGCAACAAATATCAGTGCTCCGACAGTTTATGTGATTCCAAGGCAAATTAAGGATCCGGCAACAACTGCGGAGAAGCTGGCAGCCGTGCTAGATATGCCAAAAGAAAAAGCATATCGAGACATTACGAAAAGCGCATCGTCTGTTCGAATAAAAGAAGGCAGGAAAATTTCTCATGAAAAGGCAAAAGAAATAAGGGCGCTTGATCTTGATGGGGTTTATATTGGTGAAGATTCCAAAAGGCACTATCCAAATCAGAGTTATCTTTCCCATGTCCTTGGTTTTACAGGGGTTGATAACCAAGGTTTGATGGGACTCGAGAAGTATTATGATAAAGAGTTAAGTGGCGAACGTGGGGCTGTCAAATTTTACGCCAATGCAAAAGGGCAAAGGATGAATAACATGGCAGATGATTATGAACATCCTGTAAACGGCCTTGATTTGAAACTAACCATTGATTCAAAAATACAAACTATTATCGAGAGGGAACTGGATATTGCTGAGGCAAAATATAATCCAGATGGTATTGTTGCGATTGCAATGAATCCCAATAATGGCGAAATATTAGGGATGTCGAGCAGGCCTACCTTTGATCCGGCAAATTTCCGTAATGTTTCGCAAGAGGTATATAACCGAAACCTTCCAGTATGGTCCACATATGAACCAGGTTCGACATTTAAAATTATTACTCTTGCTGCTGCGTTGAATGAAGGAAAAGTTAACTTGGAAAATGACCACTTTCATGATCCGGGTTCAGTTCAAGTGGCTGGTGCAAGGCTAAAATGTTGGAAAAGAGGCGGTCATGGGAGCCAATCCTTTTTGGAAGTTGTACAAAACTCCTGTAACCCGGGGTTTGTGGAATTAGGTGAGCGTTTAGGAAAAGAAAAACTTTTTAAATATATTAAGGATTTTGGATTTGGCCAGAAGACAGGAATTGATTTGCAAGGGGAAGGTACAGGGATATTATTTAATATGAACCGTGTTGGACCTGTTGAACAAGCAACAACAGCTTTTGGACAGGGGGTATCAGTCACACCAATTCAACAGGTAACGGCGGTGTCTGCTGCCATTAATGGCGGGATTCTTTATAAGCCTTTTATCGCAAAAGAGTTAATTGACCCGGTTACAAAAGAAATTGTGATGCGAAATTCTCCTGAAGAAAAAAGACGAGTTATTACTGAGGAAACATCGAAGGAAATTCGCCATGCACTTGAGAGTGTTGTTGCCCAAGGAACAGGTGGCAAGGCGTTTATTGAAGGGTATCGTGTTGGTGGTAAAACTGGAACAGCACAAAAAGCCCAAAACGGAAGATATTTGGAAAATAATTTTATTGTTTCCTTTATTGGTTTCGCACCTGCCGATGATCCGCAGATAGTTGTTTATGTTGCTGTAGATAATCCGAAAGGTGTTCGAGCATTTGGGGGGACGATTAGCGCACCAATTGTTGGTAATATCATGAAGGACGGATTAAGTGCAATGGGGGTAGAGCCTCGAAAAGATCAAATTGAAAAGGAGATAAAATACCCTGATACTCCATTACTAAAACTCCCTGATTTTGTTGGACTAACAAAAAGTGAACTTATGGAACAGCTTATTAATTTAAGAGTCGATAGTAGTGGAGAAGGCGATGTTGTTGTAAGACAATCTCCTAAACCTGGTACAAAGGTAAAGGAAGGCTCAAAAATAAGACTTTACTTTGGAAAAGGAGATTAA
- a CDS encoding DUF3397 domain-containing protein, with protein MSTFLSAILTVFFTLPFLGSILVFLIIKLITKKFRKSLHKAVDYTTLLYIISVHFLIVTIWGKSFFWLIILIMIFIAMVFVFVHWKVKEEIVLKKVVKGFWRFNFIVFFLAYMTLTLYGIIHGALSFTFST; from the coding sequence ATGAGTACCTTTCTCTCTGCAATCTTAACTGTATTTTTTACATTGCCTTTTCTAGGTTCTATTCTTGTCTTTCTCATTATAAAATTAATTACTAAAAAATTCCGTAAATCGCTCCATAAGGCAGTGGATTATACAACCCTTTTATATATTATTTCTGTTCATTTTTTAATCGTTACCATATGGGGAAAATCGTTTTTTTGGTTAATAATACTAATAATGATTTTCATTGCCATGGTGTTTGTATTTGTTCATTGGAAGGTAAAAGAAGAAATAGTGTTAAAAAAGGTAGTCAAAGGGTTTTGGCGCTTTAATTTTATCGTATTTTTTCTAGCTTATATGACCTTAACTTTGTACGGAATTATACATGGTGCTTTAAGTTTTACCTTTTCAACATAA
- a CDS encoding acyl-CoA carboxylase subunit beta, translating to MATTNTLNDQLNENRKRIEAGGHPKYHEKLKEQKKLFVRDRLTLLFDEGKYEEDGKFANFQAGDLPADGVVTAIGKINGQAVCVMANDSTIKAGSWGARTVEKIIRIQETAEKLKVPLFYLVDSAGARITDQIEMFPNRRGAGKIFYNQVKLSGMIPQVCILFGPSAAGGAYIPAFCDIVIMVDQNASMYLGSPRMAEKVIGEKVTLEEMGGARMHCTISGCGDVLAYSEEEAIESAKKYISYFPASFKEKTKMLNGVAAKEGRDLEAIIPENQNAPFDMVECIERLVDNGSFYEIKKLFAPELITGLARIDGRAVGIIANQPKVKGGVLFVDSADKAAKFIQLCDAFHLPLLFLADVPGFMIGTKVERAGIIRHGAKLIAAMSSATVPKISVIVRKAYGAGLYAMAGPAFEPDCCIALPTAQIAVMGPEAAVNAVYSNKINEIDDPKEKIAYVQAKHKEYKEHIDIYKLASELIVDEIVAPSELRDVLIQRFAYYEKKELTFSVRKHPVYPV from the coding sequence ATGGCGACAACTAATACCTTAAATGACCAATTGAATGAAAATAGGAAAAGAATTGAAGCTGGCGGTCATCCAAAATATCATGAAAAACTAAAAGAACAAAAAAAACTGTTTGTTCGTGATCGGTTAACGTTATTATTTGATGAGGGAAAATATGAAGAGGATGGAAAATTCGCCAATTTCCAAGCTGGTGATCTCCCTGCAGATGGTGTAGTTACTGCTATCGGTAAAATTAATGGGCAGGCTGTATGTGTCATGGCTAATGATTCGACGATTAAAGCTGGTTCTTGGGGTGCGCGTACAGTTGAAAAAATTATTCGTATTCAAGAAACGGCTGAAAAATTAAAGGTTCCATTATTCTATCTTGTCGATTCTGCTGGTGCAAGAATCACTGACCAAATAGAGATGTTTCCAAATCGCAGAGGAGCAGGGAAAATCTTTTATAACCAAGTGAAGCTATCTGGGATGATTCCGCAAGTTTGTATTTTGTTTGGACCTTCAGCTGCTGGTGGTGCATACATTCCGGCATTTTGCGATATTGTCATTATGGTCGATCAAAATGCATCTATGTATTTAGGCTCACCACGAATGGCAGAAAAGGTAATCGGTGAAAAGGTAACACTTGAGGAAATGGGCGGTGCTCGTATGCACTGTACGATAAGCGGCTGCGGTGATGTTCTGGCTTACAGTGAGGAAGAAGCAATTGAATCAGCCAAAAAATATATTAGCTATTTTCCTGCGAGCTTTAAAGAAAAAACAAAGATGTTAAATGGAGTGGCAGCAAAAGAAGGCCGTGATCTGGAAGCGATTATTCCGGAAAACCAAAATGCACCATTTGATATGGTTGAGTGTATTGAACGTCTAGTTGATAATGGTAGTTTTTATGAAATAAAAAAATTGTTTGCACCCGAATTAATAACTGGATTAGCCAGAATTGATGGGAGAGCTGTCGGTATTATTGCCAATCAGCCGAAAGTAAAAGGCGGAGTTTTATTTGTTGATTCTGCGGATAAAGCAGCAAAATTCATCCAGCTTTGCGATGCCTTCCATCTTCCATTATTGTTCCTTGCAGACGTTCCTGGTTTTATGATTGGAACAAAAGTAGAACGGGCCGGAATTATTCGTCATGGTGCAAAATTGATTGCGGCTATGAGCTCAGCAACCGTACCGAAAATATCGGTAATTGTTAGAAAAGCTTATGGTGCTGGCCTTTATGCGATGGCGGGTCCTGCGTTTGAACCTGATTGCTGTATTGCTTTGCCAACTGCCCAAATTGCTGTAATGGGTCCGGAAGCAGCAGTAAACGCTGTTTACTCTAATAAGATTAATGAAATTGACGATCCAAAAGAAAAAATTGCTTATGTACAAGCAAAGCATAAAGAATATAAAGAGCATATCGACATATATAAGCTGGCGTCAGAGCTCATTGTCGATGAAATAGTGGCCCCTTCCGAATTAAGAGATGTGCTTATCCAGCGCTTTGCATACTACGAAAAAAAAGAATTAACATTTAGTGTCCGGAAACATCCAGTGTATCCAGTCTAA
- a CDS encoding penicillin-binding protein — protein MNKKQPYMNVGAAILFVIFGLLFFVLICRYFSIQITGEVSGQPLAAKAQQKYSREGTLQATRGVIFDRKGEVIAEDTASYKLIAILDKKMTTNPKKPQHVKDPRKTAQELAKYIKMDESEIYSILTNGIKKGKFQVEFGKAGKDITYDVKKKIESLELPGITFSRDTKRFYPNGIFASHLVGYAEQIKQKDGTYKSVGKMGIEKSLNEELTGKNGKINYESDLWGYILPDGKEKITPAQNGNNVYLTIDQKIQTFLEDAMDNVAKQYKPKKIIGVVADPKTGEILAMGQRPSFQPKTKEGIDKSWHNEAIETSFEPGSTMKIFTLAAAIEEKVFDPNEFYQSGSYKVTDKSQVIHDHNGSGWGPITYLEGVQRSSNVAFAKIANEKLGFDTFREYLTKFGFDKPTGIELPDETSGKIQFTYPIEKVTTAYGQGTAITPIQQIQAATAIANDGKMLKPQVVKEIVNHDTGETIKKVSPEVVSTPISAETAKQVRDILETVVTSPKGTGGRYKIDGYSVAGKTGTANIPGPNGKYLSGVNNYMFSFLGMAPKDDPKLIVYVAVQQPELEGSDAGQGAIPVSAIFNPVMKNSLHYLNIQPSELEKAEVNKLSNLKGQATEEAVKNLKEKGFETVVLGSGSKVVGQLPKAGTTVLEGEKVIIQTDGELTAPDMTGWSLRDVMKIANIAGLKLNSKGKGYVTQQSIPPNSILHSGDFLIVDLKTPEEQWSNESGQTEEDKEEKVQD, from the coding sequence ATGAACAAAAAACAGCCATATATGAATGTGGGAGCAGCGATATTGTTTGTGATATTCGGTCTGCTCTTTTTTGTCTTGATATGCAGGTATTTTTCGATTCAGATTACGGGAGAAGTCAGTGGGCAGCCACTTGCAGCGAAGGCCCAGCAAAAATATAGCAGGGAAGGGACTCTTCAAGCGACAAGAGGTGTCATCTTTGATCGGAAAGGTGAGGTAATTGCTGAGGATACAGCATCCTATAAACTTATTGCGATTTTGGACAAAAAGATGACAACGAATCCTAAAAAACCGCAGCATGTTAAAGATCCCCGGAAAACTGCACAAGAACTCGCTAAGTACATTAAAATGGATGAATCAGAGATTTATAGTATTTTAACTAACGGGATTAAGAAGGGCAAGTTCCAGGTTGAATTTGGCAAAGCGGGAAAAGATATAACGTATGACGTAAAGAAAAAAATAGAATCCTTAGAACTTCCGGGGATTACATTTTCCCGTGATACGAAACGCTTCTATCCAAATGGAATCTTTGCTTCTCATTTAGTTGGTTATGCAGAGCAAATTAAACAAAAGGATGGAACCTATAAATCTGTAGGAAAAATGGGGATCGAGAAATCTTTAAATGAAGAATTAACAGGAAAAAATGGCAAGATTAATTATGAGAGCGATTTGTGGGGCTATATCCTTCCTGATGGAAAGGAAAAAATTACTCCGGCACAAAATGGAAATAATGTTTATTTGACAATTGACCAAAAGATCCAAACCTTTTTGGAAGACGCAATGGATAATGTAGCGAAGCAATATAAACCGAAAAAAATTATCGGAGTTGTTGCTGACCCGAAAACAGGGGAAATCCTGGCAATGGGTCAGCGCCCGTCGTTCCAGCCGAAAACCAAAGAAGGAATTGATAAAAGCTGGCATAATGAAGCGATTGAAACATCGTTTGAACCAGGATCAACGATGAAAATTTTCACTCTTGCCGCTGCTATAGAAGAAAAAGTATTTGACCCAAATGAATTCTATCAATCCGGGTCCTATAAGGTTACAGATAAATCTCAAGTTATCCATGATCATAATGGATCTGGTTGGGGACCGATTACTTATCTTGAAGGAGTTCAACGCTCTTCGAATGTAGCGTTCGCTAAAATTGCCAACGAAAAATTAGGTTTTGATACATTCAGAGAATATTTAACAAAGTTTGGTTTTGATAAACCGACGGGGATCGAACTTCCGGATGAAACTTCAGGGAAAATTCAATTTACTTATCCGATTGAAAAAGTCACTACTGCCTATGGACAGGGAACAGCAATTACGCCAATTCAACAAATTCAAGCGGCTACAGCAATCGCTAATGATGGGAAAATGTTAAAGCCGCAAGTAGTTAAAGAGATTGTTAATCATGATACAGGTGAAACGATAAAGAAAGTATCTCCAGAAGTGGTGTCAACTCCGATATCGGCAGAAACTGCTAAACAAGTGCGTGACATTCTGGAAACGGTTGTCACCTCGCCTAAAGGTACTGGAGGACGTTACAAGATTGATGGTTATAGTGTAGCGGGTAAGACAGGTACTGCTAATATCCCTGGACCTAATGGAAAATATTTGTCAGGGGTTAATAATTATATGTTCTCCTTCTTAGGGATGGCGCCAAAGGACGATCCTAAATTAATCGTTTATGTTGCAGTTCAGCAGCCTGAGCTTGAAGGTAGTGATGCAGGTCAAGGAGCTATTCCTGTCTCAGCAATTTTTAATCCTGTGATGAAAAATAGTCTGCATTATTTAAATATCCAGCCATCCGAGCTTGAAAAAGCTGAGGTAAACAAACTATCAAATCTTAAGGGACAAGCGACAGAGGAAGCTGTCAAGAATCTAAAAGAAAAGGGTTTTGAAACTGTCGTGCTCGGCAGCGGATCAAAAGTTGTTGGGCAGCTTCCAAAGGCCGGGACAACCGTTTTGGAGGGTGAGAAGGTAATAATTCAAACAGATGGTGAACTTACTGCTCCAGATATGACAGGTTGGTCACTTCGAGATGTAATGAAAATAGCTAATATTGCTGGATTAAAATTAAATTCTAAAGGAAAAGGCTATGTAACTCAGCAAAGTATTCCACCAAACTCCATTTTACACAGTGGTGATTTCCTTATTGTCGATTTAAAAACCCCTGAAGAACAATGGAGTAATGAATCTGGACAAACCGAGGAAGATAAAGAAGAAAAGGTGCAAGATTAA
- the ftsL gene encoding cell division protein FtsL has protein sequence MSNLARKYLEQQQTEQKVQNKSQVKIKKSWLTPGEKIIGIVFTGFVCFGAIHLISNQSKIYEVNKDIQRVEAKVNEQQKVNRDLQVQVSELSSYERIFKKAKEMGLFINENDVKVVQKR, from the coding sequence TTGAGTAATCTTGCCAGGAAATATTTAGAACAGCAACAAACAGAACAAAAAGTCCAAAACAAAAGTCAAGTGAAAATTAAAAAATCGTGGCTCACTCCAGGGGAAAAAATAATTGGAATCGTATTTACTGGTTTCGTATGTTTTGGAGCAATACATCTTATTTCTAATCAATCAAAAATATATGAAGTAAACAAGGACATACAAAGAGTTGAAGCAAAGGTTAATGAACAACAAAAGGTAAATAGAGACTTACAGGTCCAAGTTAGCGAATTAAGTTCATACGAACGAATTTTTAAAAAGGCTAAGGAAATGGGTCTTTTTATTAACGAAAATGACGTCAAGGTTGTGCAGAAGAGATGA